A section of the Ruania halotolerans genome encodes:
- a CDS encoding CoA-acylating methylmalonate-semialdehyde dehydrogenase, translating to MSTRSVEHVISGERRSTDGPAIEITDPATGGVIAVVHAAGTAELEETVAAATQAHESWSQMSLSKRSAVLFAFRHLVSTRRAELAELISAEHGKTLDDAQGEITRGLENIDFACGIGQHLQGSYADQVSTGVDVYAYREALGVVAGITPFNFPVMVPLWMAPIAIAAGNAFILKPSERDPSASLLLADLWAEAGLPAGVFSVLHGGPDLVNGILDHPGIAAVSFVGSTPIAKHVYQRASANGKRVQALGGAKNHAVIMPDADITEAADHLVAAGFGSAGQRCMAISAVVTVGTAEETAPLVKAIAERGRSVVVGPYTDARSEMGPVITPQAAERIRSIVATAESEGAEIVLDGRDLTVPGYEGGNFIGPTLVDNVPVTSTAYTEEIFGPVLVVLRAADLDEALEIVNANPYGNGAAIFTSSGGAARRFQREVQSGMVGINVPIPVPAGSFSFGGRKDSLFGDTHIYGREGLNFYTRAKAITSRWPSSAARPAASLAFPSENQS from the coding sequence ATGAGCACGCGTAGCGTCGAGCACGTCATCAGCGGGGAGCGTCGCAGTACCGACGGTCCCGCCATCGAGATCACCGATCCGGCGACCGGCGGCGTGATCGCTGTGGTTCACGCCGCAGGCACTGCCGAACTCGAGGAGACCGTGGCCGCGGCTACACAGGCGCATGAGTCCTGGTCCCAGATGTCGCTGTCCAAGCGCTCCGCCGTGCTGTTCGCGTTCCGGCACCTCGTCTCGACCCGCCGGGCCGAGCTCGCCGAACTCATCTCAGCCGAGCACGGGAAGACGCTGGACGATGCGCAGGGTGAGATCACCCGTGGTCTGGAGAACATCGACTTCGCCTGCGGGATCGGGCAGCACCTGCAGGGCTCCTACGCCGATCAGGTCTCCACCGGGGTGGACGTCTACGCCTACCGTGAGGCTCTCGGTGTGGTGGCCGGCATCACGCCGTTCAACTTCCCCGTGATGGTGCCGCTGTGGATGGCCCCGATCGCGATCGCTGCGGGGAACGCCTTCATCCTCAAGCCCTCCGAGCGGGACCCGTCGGCGTCACTGCTGCTCGCCGACCTGTGGGCCGAGGCCGGTCTGCCGGCCGGTGTCTTCAGTGTGCTGCACGGCGGTCCCGATCTGGTCAACGGCATCCTTGACCACCCCGGTATTGCCGCCGTCTCGTTCGTCGGCTCCACCCCGATCGCCAAGCACGTCTACCAGCGCGCCAGCGCCAACGGCAAGCGCGTCCAGGCCCTCGGCGGGGCGAAGAACCACGCCGTGATCATGCCCGACGCCGACATCACCGAGGCTGCCGATCACCTGGTGGCGGCCGGCTTCGGCTCCGCCGGCCAGCGATGCATGGCGATTTCCGCCGTCGTGACGGTGGGCACCGCCGAGGAGACGGCTCCGCTGGTGAAGGCGATCGCCGAGCGGGGTCGCTCGGTCGTGGTCGGCCCGTACACGGACGCGCGCTCCGAGATGGGTCCGGTGATCACCCCGCAGGCCGCGGAGCGGATCCGCTCCATCGTCGCCACGGCGGAGAGCGAGGGCGCGGAGATCGTGCTCGATGGGCGCGACCTGACTGTTCCCGGGTACGAAGGCGGCAACTTCATCGGCCCCACGCTGGTCGACAACGTGCCGGTCACCTCGACCGCCTACACCGAGGAGATCTTCGGCCCGGTGTTGGTGGTGCTCCGCGCCGCCGATCTCGACGAGGCGCTCGAGATCGTCAACGCCAACCCATACGGCAATGGCGCGGCCATCTTCACCAGCTCCGGCGGTGCTGCCCGGCGCTTCCAGCGCGAGGTCCAGTCCGGGATGGTCGGCATCAACGTGCCGATCCCGGTGCCGGCCGGATCCTTCTCCTTCGGCGGCCGCAAGGACTCCCTCTTCGGCGACACCCACATCTACGGGCGCGAAGGTCTCAACTTCTACACCCGCGCCAAGGCCATCACCAGCCGCTGGCCGAGCAGCGCGGCACGCCCCGCGGCCAGCCTCGCCTTCCCCTCGGAGAACCAGTCATGA
- the ndk gene encoding nucleoside-diphosphate kinase, which yields MTENIERTLILVKPDGVQRGLSGEILRRIEAKGYTLVALQLRTADDELLAAHYAEHEGKPFYAPLVDFMKSGPVLAAVVEGHRVIEGFRALAGATDPTAALPGTIRGDLGRDWGLKVQQNLVHGSDSPQSAEREIGLWFPAT from the coding sequence ATGACTGAGAACATCGAACGCACCCTCATCCTCGTCAAGCCGGACGGCGTCCAGCGCGGCCTGAGTGGGGAGATCCTGCGCCGTATCGAGGCCAAGGGGTACACCCTGGTGGCACTGCAGTTGCGCACCGCGGACGACGAACTGCTCGCCGCTCACTATGCCGAACACGAGGGCAAGCCGTTCTACGCACCGCTCGTGGATTTCATGAAGTCCGGGCCGGTGCTCGCCGCCGTAGTCGAGGGGCACCGCGTGATCGAGGGCTTCCGTGCCCTGGCCGGTGCGACCGATCCGACGGCAGCCTTACCGGGGACCATTCGCGGTGACCTTGGCCGTGACTGGGGCCTCAAGGTCCAGCAGAACCTCGTGCACGGATCGGACTCGCCACAGAGCGCAGAACGCGAGATCGGACTCTGGTTCCCGGCCACCTGA
- a CDS encoding DUF4233 domain-containing protein, translated as MTSSAAGAAPSKPPRPARPLFCTSVLWLEVLLVLFVVLVGFGLRVADPAVIVAAGAVMTVLCAVAARLQRTRIGLVLGSIAQVIFLLGGLVIPAMWFVGGVFIVVWITAVWLGTKIDRERAQRQAADSPSAGPS; from the coding sequence GTGACTTCCTCAGCCGCGGGTGCGGCCCCCTCGAAGCCGCCGCGCCCGGCCCGTCCGCTGTTCTGCACCAGCGTGCTGTGGCTTGAGGTCCTGCTCGTGCTGTTCGTGGTGCTCGTGGGCTTCGGCCTGCGGGTGGCCGACCCGGCCGTGATCGTCGCCGCTGGCGCGGTGATGACGGTGCTCTGTGCCGTGGCGGCTCGGTTGCAACGCACCCGGATCGGACTGGTGCTCGGCTCGATCGCGCAGGTGATCTTCCTGCTCGGCGGGCTCGTCATCCCCGCGATGTGGTTCGTGGGAGGGGTGTTCATCGTCGTCTGGATCACGGCCGTGTGGCTCGGTACCAAGATTGACCGCGAACGTGCGCAGCGTCAGGCGGCAGATTCGCCATCGGCGGGGCCGTCGTAG
- a CDS encoding MDR family MFS transporter, whose translation MATTTVPPTESQKVVLNKRTVWLIFAALMAGMFMASLDQSILGTAMPTIVGELNGVEHQGWLITAYILAVAIAMPLYGKFGDLWGRRWPFLIAIGLFTLASVGAGFSGSFGWLVFWRGVQGLGGGGLMILSQAIIADIVPARERGKYMGPMGALFGISAVLGPLLGGLFTDHADWRWCFWLNVPIGLIAMVIAWRTLRLPSHRSTKRVDVAGIILLSSGTSGIVLATSWESWSGNAGYDWTDPGLLALVIGTLAVIAGFIAVERRASDPLLPLHLFKIRTFAIASGVGLVIGMSMFAALGFLPTFLQMATGTGVTQSGLLMLPMMAGLMLTSIASGLAIVRMGKYRIFPIVGMAIATLGLIWLTQLTGDISLLVFSAMIFVLGAGLGLVMQTIVLAVQNSVDPREIGTATSANNFIREIGAAVGTALFSTIFTSRLVDNLSAGFAGAGVAPGAGGDLGVDSLTPQAVNEMPAAVKQIVVDSYADALAPSFWYLVPLLAAGFLLTLFLREVTLSDTAGMVARGEAVMEQAAHDGGLSGADGTLAPAGTSSADTADRDGSGGPGAPGAGTTLDR comes from the coding sequence ATGGCAACCACCACCGTGCCGCCCACGGAATCGCAGAAGGTCGTGCTGAACAAGCGCACGGTCTGGCTGATTTTCGCCGCCCTGATGGCGGGCATGTTCATGGCCTCCCTGGACCAGTCCATCCTCGGCACCGCGATGCCCACGATCGTGGGTGAACTCAACGGGGTGGAGCACCAGGGCTGGCTCATCACCGCCTACATCCTCGCGGTGGCGATCGCGATGCCGCTGTACGGCAAATTCGGTGACCTCTGGGGCCGGCGCTGGCCCTTCCTCATCGCCATCGGCCTGTTCACCCTCGCCTCAGTGGGTGCCGGGTTTTCCGGGAGTTTCGGGTGGCTGGTGTTCTGGCGCGGCGTGCAGGGACTCGGCGGCGGTGGCCTGATGATCCTCTCCCAGGCGATCATCGCCGACATCGTGCCGGCCCGGGAGCGCGGCAAGTACATGGGGCCGATGGGAGCACTGTTCGGGATCTCCGCCGTGCTCGGCCCGCTGCTCGGCGGTTTGTTCACCGACCACGCCGACTGGCGCTGGTGCTTCTGGCTGAACGTGCCGATCGGGCTGATCGCCATGGTGATCGCCTGGCGCACGCTGCGCCTGCCCAGCCATCGCTCCACCAAGCGAGTGGACGTGGCCGGAATCATCCTGCTCAGCTCCGGCACCTCCGGCATCGTGCTCGCCACCAGCTGGGAATCCTGGAGTGGAAACGCCGGGTATGACTGGACCGACCCGGGATTGCTCGCCCTCGTGATCGGCACACTGGCCGTCATCGCCGGCTTCATCGCCGTGGAGCGGCGCGCCTCGGACCCGCTGTTGCCGCTGCACCTGTTCAAAATCCGCACGTTCGCGATCGCCAGTGGGGTGGGCCTGGTGATCGGGATGAGCATGTTCGCTGCCCTTGGCTTCCTGCCGACGTTCCTGCAGATGGCCACCGGCACCGGCGTGACCCAGTCCGGCCTGCTGATGCTGCCGATGATGGCCGGGCTGATGCTCACCTCGATCGCCTCCGGGCTCGCGATCGTGCGGATGGGCAAGTACCGGATCTTCCCGATCGTCGGGATGGCCATCGCGACCCTGGGTCTGATCTGGCTGACCCAGCTCACCGGCGACATCTCGCTGCTGGTGTTCTCCGCGATGATCTTCGTGCTCGGTGCCGGACTGGGTCTGGTGATGCAGACGATCGTGCTCGCCGTGCAGAACTCCGTGGACCCCCGCGAGATCGGCACCGCCACCAGTGCGAACAACTTCATCCGCGAGATCGGGGCTGCCGTGGGGACCGCGCTGTTCAGCACGATCTTCACCTCGCGGTTGGTGGACAACCTCAGCGCCGGCTTTGCCGGTGCCGGTGTTGCTCCAGGAGCGGGTGGTGATCTGGGCGTGGACTCCCTCACTCCGCAGGCCGTGAACGAGATGCCCGCGGCCGTCAAGCAGATCGTGGTGGATTCCTATGCCGACGCCCTCGCCCCGAGCTTCTGGTACCTGGTGCCGCTGCTGGCGGCAGGCTTCCTGCTCACGCTCTTCCTCAGGGAAGTCACCCTCTCCGATACGGCCGGGATGGTCGCGCGTGGTGAAGCCGTGATGGAACAGGCAGCGCACGACGGCGGCCTCTCCGGCGCCGATGGAACGCTCGCCCCCGCCGGCACCTCCAGCGCCGATACGGCGGATCGGGACGGGTCCGGCGGACCGGGGGCTCCTGGGGCGGGCACTACCCTGGACCGGTGA
- a CDS encoding TetR/AcrR family transcriptional regulator has protein sequence MWHVTGRIAPRTGSNIARYAKMHAMQNDLGLRERKKIARRDALIDATHELIREQGLENVTVEAICEQVGVSVRTFFNYFESKMHAALGAAPLSLDPEMAASYTAGGPQGDFAADTRTLLAHLLDHPFPSKQRMAAVIEIVKCEPTLVTHHMAIFEAARKEVEGLIRTRLGLPESDSLPELYAMNLFHLARWSTSLWHDAGGAGHPRDHIDRAYADLRTLIT, from the coding sequence GTGTGGCACGTCACGGGTCGTATCGCGCCGCGCACTGGATCAAACATTGCACGCTATGCAAAAATGCATGCCATGCAGAATGATCTCGGGCTCCGGGAGCGAAAGAAGATCGCGCGGCGCGACGCACTGATTGACGCGACCCATGAGCTGATCCGCGAGCAGGGACTCGAGAACGTCACGGTCGAAGCGATCTGTGAGCAGGTCGGCGTCTCGGTGCGGACCTTCTTCAACTACTTCGAGTCCAAGATGCACGCGGCGCTCGGGGCGGCACCGCTGAGCCTCGATCCCGAGATGGCCGCGAGCTACACCGCGGGCGGACCGCAGGGCGATTTCGCCGCCGACACCCGCACGCTGCTCGCGCATCTTCTCGATCACCCGTTCCCGTCGAAGCAGCGCATGGCAGCGGTGATCGAGATCGTCAAGTGTGAACCCACGCTTGTGACGCACCACATGGCGATCTTCGAGGCGGCGCGCAAGGAGGTCGAGGGGCTCATCCGGACCAGGCTCGGCCTGCCCGAGAGCGATTCGCTGCCGGAGCTGTATGCGATGAACCTGTTCCACCTCGCCCGCTGGTCCACCTCGCTCTGGCATGACGCCGGGGGAGCGGGGCACCCCCGCGATCACATCGACCGTGCCTACGCCGACTTGCGCACCCTGATCACCTGA
- the dhaM gene encoding dihydroxyacetone kinase phosphoryl donor subunit DhaM: protein MPEATTALVLVSHSAALAAGTAEVAAQMAPDVAIRAAGGTDDGPIGTSYDLVERAVTGLLDEGAGAVVLLTDLGSAALTAESVLEMADDDRLFLADAPFVEGAVAAAVTAQGGADGRAVHAAAEEAGTTFGPADREDASDAASGAAPAEPAESSPAEHARTLVLRNRLGLHARPAAMLARKVGEFDAEVRLNGIDAASILAIMGLGLTAGAELRVEATGPQAIEALDAIEADVAAGFGEE from the coding sequence ATGCCTGAGGCCACCACCGCTCTCGTGCTGGTCTCCCACTCGGCGGCGCTCGCGGCCGGTACCGCCGAGGTGGCCGCGCAGATGGCACCCGATGTGGCGATCCGCGCAGCGGGCGGAACCGATGACGGCCCGATCGGCACCAGCTACGACCTCGTGGAGCGGGCCGTCACCGGACTACTGGATGAGGGCGCCGGCGCGGTGGTGCTGCTCACCGACCTCGGATCTGCTGCGCTCACCGCCGAGTCGGTGCTCGAGATGGCCGACGACGACCGCCTCTTCCTCGCCGATGCCCCGTTCGTGGAGGGAGCTGTGGCCGCCGCGGTGACGGCGCAGGGAGGCGCGGACGGGAGGGCGGTGCACGCGGCCGCTGAGGAAGCGGGCACCACCTTCGGGCCCGCGGACCGCGAAGACGCCAGCGACGCCGCATCCGGTGCCGCGCCGGCCGAGCCTGCGGAATCAAGTCCGGCCGAGCACGCGCGCACGCTCGTGCTGCGCAACCGACTGGGGTTGCACGCGCGGCCGGCGGCGATGCTGGCCCGCAAGGTGGGGGAGTTCGATGCCGAGGTACGGCTCAACGGGATCGACGCAGCGAGCATTCTGGCGATCATGGGGCTGGGGCTGACCGCCGGGGCTGAGCTGCGCGTGGAGGCGACCGGCCCGCAAGCGATTGAGGCGTTGGATGCCATCGAAGCCGATGTGGCGGCCGGTTTCGGCGAGGAGTAG
- the dhaL gene encoding dihydroxyacetone kinase subunit DhaL, which yields MADVAHTVDVAWARAWVQASAAVVGTNRMALNDLDRAIGDGDHGENLDRGYTAALAKLEAAETGTVGDVFALVAKTLMSTVGGAAGPLYGTAYLRAAKAAPGETVDAAGVAEVLEAALGGIVARGKAELEDKTMVDAWSPAADAAREVATAGGSAREALTAAARAARAGAQATEPLIARKGRASYLGARSQGHRDPGAESSALLLEAAAEVAGDA from the coding sequence ATGGCGGATGTGGCACACACGGTGGACGTGGCCTGGGCGCGTGCCTGGGTACAGGCGAGCGCCGCCGTCGTGGGCACGAATCGGATGGCACTGAACGATCTGGACCGGGCGATCGGGGACGGCGACCACGGGGAGAACCTGGACCGTGGGTACACCGCGGCGCTGGCGAAACTCGAAGCGGCCGAGACCGGCACCGTGGGTGACGTCTTCGCACTCGTGGCGAAGACGCTCATGTCCACGGTGGGCGGGGCTGCCGGACCGTTGTACGGCACCGCCTACCTCCGCGCCGCCAAGGCGGCGCCCGGCGAGACGGTGGACGCCGCCGGCGTGGCTGAGGTGCTGGAGGCCGCGCTCGGTGGAATCGTGGCACGAGGAAAGGCTGAACTCGAGGACAAGACGATGGTGGACGCCTGGTCACCGGCAGCGGACGCTGCTCGCGAGGTGGCGACCGCTGGCGGATCCGCACGAGAGGCGCTGACGGCGGCGGCGCGGGCTGCACGTGCCGGTGCGCAGGCCACGGAGCCGTTGATTGCTCGCAAGGGCCGGGCCAGTTACCTGGGAGCGCGTTCGCAGGGTCACCGTGACCCGGGGGCAGAGTCCAGTGCACTGCTGCTCGAGGCCGCAGCCGAAGTTGCCGGCGATGCCTGA
- the dhaK gene encoding dihydroxyacetone kinase subunit DhaK, giving the protein MKKLINDPHTVVAESVEGFVAAHADLVVSSGDPGALFVSRAGGPAAGKVGLVSGGGSGHEPLHAGFVGLGMLDAAVPGAMFTSPTPDPIVAATKAADGRAGVLHIVKNYTGDVLNFETAAELAELDDISVKTVVVDDDVAVQDSLYTAGRRGVAGTVLVEKIAGAAAERGDDLDSVAAIATRVNANVRSMGVALTACTVPHAGKPSFDLGDDEIEIGIGIHGEPGRERIPAASADEITERLLTAVADDLQVASDDRVVLLVNGMGGTPASELYIVYRHARALLEQRGVTISRSLVGNYVTSLEMQGASVTVLRLDDELLDLYDAPVHTAALRWGA; this is encoded by the coding sequence ATGAAGAAGCTGATCAACGATCCTCATACTGTCGTCGCCGAGAGCGTCGAGGGATTCGTCGCCGCGCACGCCGATCTGGTGGTCTCCAGTGGAGACCCGGGGGCGCTGTTCGTCTCCCGGGCCGGAGGGCCCGCTGCCGGGAAAGTCGGTCTGGTGAGTGGAGGAGGCAGCGGTCACGAACCGCTGCACGCCGGCTTCGTTGGCCTCGGCATGCTCGATGCGGCCGTGCCCGGCGCCATGTTCACCTCACCCACCCCGGACCCCATCGTGGCCGCCACCAAGGCCGCTGACGGGCGAGCAGGTGTTCTCCACATCGTGAAGAACTACACCGGGGACGTGTTGAACTTCGAGACCGCCGCCGAACTCGCCGAACTGGACGACATCTCCGTCAAGACGGTGGTGGTCGATGACGACGTGGCCGTGCAGGACTCCCTCTACACAGCCGGCCGGCGCGGAGTGGCCGGCACCGTGCTCGTGGAGAAGATCGCCGGGGCCGCCGCCGAGCGCGGGGACGACCTGGACTCCGTGGCTGCGATCGCCACCCGGGTGAACGCCAACGTCCGCTCGATGGGTGTGGCGCTCACCGCATGTACGGTCCCGCACGCCGGGAAGCCATCCTTCGACCTCGGCGATGACGAGATCGAAATCGGTATCGGCATCCACGGCGAGCCGGGCCGCGAACGCATCCCGGCCGCGTCGGCCGATGAGATCACCGAACGGCTCCTGACGGCGGTCGCTGACGATCTGCAGGTGGCCTCCGATGATCGTGTGGTGCTGTTGGTCAACGGCATGGGTGGCACTCCGGCCTCCGAGCTCTACATCGTCTACCGGCACGCGCGGGCGCTGCTCGAGCAGCGCGGTGTGACCATCTCGCGGTCCCTGGTCGGCAACTACGTCACCTCACTCGAGATGCAGGGAGCCTCGGTGACCGTGCTGCGCCTCGATGACGAACTGCTCGACCTCTACGACGCACCGGTGCACACCGCTGCGCTGCGGTGGGGCGCCTGA
- a CDS encoding LURP-one-related/scramblase family protein, with translation MTLLAHHRLVIDQVTNFMSNDFAISDPQGQQVGHIETGGSALGRALMGSRELTVFDGPGQPLLHVKDTVTFGRDRMEIFDGHGQPLAHLVKRIAFFRTRVTIELDGTPLELTGNIWGFDFTLSGPRGQMATVARSWSGIGKALLGHSRYVVDLSPELAPRERQAVLGAVIALDLIREKQQRNN, from the coding sequence ATGACGCTGCTGGCACATCACAGGCTGGTCATCGACCAGGTCACGAACTTCATGAGCAACGATTTCGCGATCTCGGACCCGCAGGGTCAGCAAGTCGGTCACATCGAGACTGGCGGAAGCGCGCTGGGCCGGGCGCTGATGGGCAGTCGTGAGCTCACCGTCTTCGATGGGCCGGGCCAACCGTTGCTGCACGTGAAGGACACGGTGACCTTCGGTCGCGACCGGATGGAGATCTTCGACGGTCACGGTCAGCCGTTGGCGCACCTGGTCAAGCGGATCGCGTTCTTCCGGACCCGGGTCACCATCGAGCTCGACGGCACGCCGCTCGAGCTCACCGGGAACATCTGGGGATTCGACTTCACCCTGTCCGGCCCCCGCGGCCAGATGGCCACCGTGGCGCGCAGCTGGTCCGGCATCGGGAAGGCGCTACTCGGGCACAGTCGCTACGTCGTGGACCTCTCCCCCGAACTGGCACCACGCGAACGTCAGGCGGTCCTCGGCGCGGTGATCGCGCTGGACCTGATCCGGGAGAAGCAGCAGCGCAACAACTGA
- a CDS encoding dihydrolipoyl dehydrogenase family protein, whose product MSTWDVVVIGAGPPGENVAGRAVAGGLSAVIIESELVGGECSYWACMPSKALLRSGAARRAAAHVRGSGVHLPEGSAMVDRDEVLARRDSFTSGWDDAGQVRWLEDSGIELLRGHGRLTGERTVEVTTADGVVEVSARSAVVISTGTDAQVPQSLAEASPWTSREATSAEEIPDHLAIVGGGVVGVEMATAYRDLGARVTLLVRGELLAGNEPFAGELVAQTLRETGVDVRTGVSVTAAARDAETGSVRLTCDDGQVVQADEVLAATGRRPRTDDLGLANVGLRDGQWLDVDETMRVNGYDWLYAVGDVNHRALLTHQGKYQARAAGDVIAARATGRAPAEHAWGRHAATADHEAVPQVTFSDPEVASVGLTAAAAEEAGYPIEVVDYDLGGVAGAALHADSYTGKARMVVDTERQVVLGVTFVGPDVAELLHAATIAVVGQVPIDRLWHAVPAYPTISEVWLRLLEAYGRS is encoded by the coding sequence ATGAGTACATGGGACGTCGTGGTGATCGGTGCCGGCCCGCCCGGAGAGAACGTGGCCGGACGCGCCGTCGCCGGTGGTCTGAGCGCGGTGATCATCGAGTCCGAGCTCGTCGGTGGCGAGTGCTCCTACTGGGCGTGCATGCCCTCGAAGGCGCTGCTCCGCTCGGGCGCGGCGCGTCGAGCGGCGGCTCACGTGCGCGGATCCGGCGTTCACCTGCCTGAGGGCTCGGCGATGGTCGATCGCGACGAAGTGCTCGCTCGGCGGGATTCGTTCACCAGCGGGTGGGATGACGCTGGGCAAGTGCGCTGGCTTGAGGACTCCGGCATCGAGCTCCTCCGCGGTCATGGGCGGCTGACCGGAGAGCGCACGGTCGAGGTGACCACCGCCGACGGCGTCGTCGAGGTGAGCGCACGCTCCGCCGTCGTGATCTCCACCGGCACTGACGCTCAGGTGCCGCAGTCGCTCGCCGAGGCATCCCCGTGGACCTCCCGCGAGGCCACCAGCGCCGAGGAGATTCCCGATCATCTCGCGATTGTCGGCGGTGGAGTGGTCGGCGTGGAGATGGCGACGGCGTACCGCGACCTGGGTGCACGGGTCACCCTGCTCGTGCGTGGCGAGCTGCTTGCAGGAAACGAGCCGTTCGCCGGTGAGCTCGTGGCCCAGACGTTGCGGGAGACGGGGGTGGACGTGCGGACCGGGGTGAGCGTCACGGCAGCGGCACGGGACGCCGAGACTGGTTCGGTCCGCCTCACCTGCGACGACGGTCAGGTGGTCCAGGCCGATGAGGTCCTCGCCGCGACGGGGCGCCGCCCACGCACCGACGACCTAGGCCTGGCCAACGTCGGCCTGCGCGATGGTCAGTGGCTGGATGTGGACGAGACAATGCGAGTCAACGGGTACGACTGGCTGTACGCCGTGGGCGATGTGAACCATCGCGCTCTGCTCACCCACCAGGGCAAGTATCAGGCCCGGGCCGCCGGTGACGTGATTGCGGCGCGTGCCACCGGGCGTGCACCAGCCGAGCACGCGTGGGGCCGGCATGCGGCGACTGCCGATCATGAGGCCGTACCCCAGGTGACGTTCAGCGATCCCGAGGTGGCCAGCGTGGGGCTCACTGCCGCTGCGGCCGAGGAGGCCGGATACCCGATCGAGGTGGTGGACTACGATCTCGGCGGGGTCGCGGGTGCGGCTCTGCACGCGGATTCCTACACCGGCAAGGCGCGGATGGTGGTGGACACCGAGCGGCAGGTGGTACTCGGGGTCACATTCGTGGGCCCAGATGTCGCAGAGCTCTTACATGCGGCCACGATTGCCGTGGTGGGCCAGGTGCCGATCGATCGGCTCTGGCACGCAGTGCCGGCCTACCCGACGATCAGCGAGGTGTGGTTGCGCCTCCTTGAGGCCTACGGGCGGTCGTAA
- a CDS encoding ABC transporter ATP-binding protein, translating into MIEFENVTKRFDDGTVAVSGVDLVIPSHQVTILVGSSGSGKTTLLRMINRMVEPTSGTVRIDDENVADLDPVALRRRIGYVMQSAGLLPHRRVLENIVTVPRLNGMGRAEAAELGLSLMDTVGLDRGLAGRYPSQLSGGQQQRVGVARGLAVDPNILLMDEPFGAVDPIVRADLQNELIRLQGTLGKTVVFVTHDIEEAFLLGDQVVILEQGGVIAQQGSPTDILAAPASDFVADFIGFGRGRRALRVEDRDGVRVVVDENGRPAGVLSEDAASS; encoded by the coding sequence GTGATCGAGTTCGAGAACGTCACGAAGAGGTTCGATGACGGGACCGTCGCGGTCAGCGGTGTGGACCTGGTGATCCCCTCCCACCAGGTCACGATCCTGGTGGGTTCCTCTGGATCGGGAAAGACCACATTGCTGCGGATGATCAACCGGATGGTGGAGCCTACCTCCGGGACAGTGCGTATCGACGACGAGAACGTCGCCGACCTGGACCCGGTGGCCCTGCGGCGGCGGATCGGATACGTGATGCAGAGCGCTGGCCTGCTCCCGCATCGAAGGGTGCTGGAGAACATCGTCACAGTGCCCCGGTTGAACGGCATGGGGCGTGCGGAGGCGGCCGAACTCGGGCTGTCCTTGATGGACACGGTCGGACTGGACCGAGGACTTGCCGGACGTTATCCCAGTCAGCTCTCCGGCGGTCAGCAACAGCGAGTCGGAGTGGCCCGCGGACTGGCCGTGGACCCGAACATCCTGCTCATGGATGAACCGTTCGGCGCCGTGGACCCGATCGTGCGCGCCGACCTACAGAACGAGCTGATCCGGCTGCAGGGCACTCTCGGCAAGACCGTCGTCTTCGTCACCCACGACATCGAAGAGGCCTTCTTACTCGGTGACCAGGTGGTCATCCTTGAGCAAGGTGGCGTGATTGCCCAACAGGGAAGTCCCACCGACATCCTGGCGGCGCCGGCGAGCGATTTCGTCGCCGACTTCATCGGATTCGGACGCGGGCGGCGCGCGCTGCGCGTGGAGGATCGCGACGGCGTCCGGGTAGTCGTGGACGAGAACGGGCGCCCGGCCGGGGTCCTCAGCGAGGATGCGGCGTCGTCGTGA